DNA from Arthrobacter sp. SLBN-112:
ATCTGGGCCTGGTCCCTCAGCCGCACCGCCCCGTGGACAGGGAACGGCAGGCCGGCGTCGCGCACGTAATCCACATCCAGCCCGGCGGTACTGGCGGCGCTCACCTCTTCGCGCAGCTTCTCGGTGCCTTGTGCAGACGAGGCATAGGTGTAGGCGTCGCGGCGCTGGAAGGGCACGTTGTGCTCCTCCAGGTAGCGCAGCAGCCACGCCTGGCCTTCCCGGTTCCCGTCCACGTACGCCTGAACCTGCTTCTGCGAGTACTGGCGGGCCAGCTGGGACAGGAAGGTTCCCTGCAGCAGGGTTACCTTCGCGGTGGTGTTGCCGGTGGTCACGGCCCCGGGGAAGCGGGCTTCCAGTACCAGGACGCTTTGTCCGGAGCGGGCCAGCAGCAGTGCGGTGACCAGCCCGGTGAGGCCGGCGCCAGCCACCACCGTGTCATACCTGGTGTCAGGTTCGAACGGATCAGAAGTGAAGGGATCCCTGCGGTCCAGCCAAATCGACGTCATGCCAGTCCAACCTGCCTCCGGTGCAAGGCCCTCGCAGGCCAGTTTGTGATGGGTCTGTTATCGACCCCTGCTATCCGCTGCGGATTTGCTAAGTATACTTACGATGTCGGGGGTTAAGTCTATGGTCAGGCTCTATCGGTCACGCTTCACCCGGCAGCCAGAAGCATTCAACGACACAAGCAGGAGAAATCATGACAACCATGAATTCCGGCGGTCGCACTGTAGGCCGGACCAACATCCAAAAAGCCGCCCTTGCCGTAGGCGTGGTCTTCCTCCTGGTAGGGGTCCTGGGGTTCATCCCGGGCATCACTTCCAACTACGACTCCCTGGGGTTCGCGGGGCACGGATCCGGGGCACTGCTGCTGGGCCTCTTCCAGGTATCGATCCTGCACAACATCGTCCACCTGCTGTTCGGCGTCGCGGGCATTGCCATGGCCCGCAGCGTGCCCGGCTCAAAGAACTACCTGGTGGTGGGCGGCGCCATCTACCTGGTGCTGTGGCTCTACGGCCTGCTCATCGGCCAGGACACTGCTGCCAACTTCGTCCCGGTCAACACCGCCGATAACTGGCTGCACTTCGTCCTCGGTGTTGCCATGATCGGCCTGGGCGTGGCGCTGTCCCGCGGCACGGCACGAACCGGCCGCACCACCACCGCAACCCGGTAACAACAAAAATGCGGTAACAATGCAAGGGCAGCCGGCGGAACAGGAACGTTCGACGGCGGCCCGGAAGTACGAAAGGCGGCCCGGCTTGATTGCCGGGCCGCCTTTGGCCGTTAAAGGCTTCGTTGGGTCAGGCCGGCTGGAATGCGCCGATGCTGAGCAGGGTGATGTTTGCGTTGCTGCAGGCCCGGGTGGGCTGCGGGATAAACAGTGACTCGGTGTCCTCGGGCGGATAAATCCGGTAGCCGGCCGCATCCACGGGGGAGCAGTCCATGTAGTTGCCTGCCTGGGTGTAGCGCAGCACCGCCGTGCCGGTCTGGCCCGGGGCCAACAGGACGTCGACGACACCGGCGGACTCATCCCGCGTTGCCGGTGCACCAATGGGGGCGCCGGCGGCGTCTGCCACCAGGGAGACGCCCGGGAAACCCCTGAGGATGCAGGGCTCGGAGCCCTTGTTGGTGAGGTTGAGCTTCATGTAGACACTGCCGGCAGCGCCGCCGCCGGAGGCGTCGGTGGCGGCGGTGAGTTCGGCCGCCTTGCACAGGGCGGGGGTGCCCGCAGGGGTGGTGCCGGGAGCGGAGGAAGCAGGCGTCGATGTGGCCGGCGCCGAAGTGGCCGGAGGCGGCGTTGACGCGGTTGGCGACAGGGACTGGCTGGCCTGCCCGGTGGCGGGCGACGTCGTTGTCTGGGACTGCGGCTGGCTTGGACCGCACGCGGTGAGCAGCAGCGCTGCCGCTGCGGCCGCCGCCGTCATGGCAAACCCCTGGGAAATTTTCTGAGACCTCATGGCACCACCTTCGCGGTACCCGTTGCCCGCGTCAACGATGCCACCGGCAGTAGACGCAATTTGATGCCCGTATCGTGATGATCCCGGCATCAAACATGCCCGCAATGGGACCTGCGCGGCCATTTCGCCGGCCGGACTGTGTCCCCCGGCCCTCAGTCAGTCTCCGGCCCGCTGCAGTAGGGGCAATCGTCGGGGCAGTCCGTCATGACGTCACCCCAGCCAGGTCGAAGCCGTCGCCGATATGGAACAGCCGCCGGCCACCCGCCGGCGCAGTCACCCACACCACGTCGCCGTCGTCGGTCCGGGCATCCACCAGCCCGCTGAACGCGGTGTATCCATTGCTTCGGAGTTCCACTGTGTCGCCGATGTCGACGTTGTCCCAGCGGACGGGGCTTTTTACGCGGCTCGTCATTGAAGTCACGGTTCTTCCTTTGGGGAGAATGGGCCAGGCAGCCACTGCCGCCCGGTGATGCCATCAAACAGCCCGGCGAGGGTCGGGCTCAATGGAGGAATGGCCACCCGTTCCGGAACTGCTTTGTGCAGCCCTCCAGCAGGGTCCTTGTGCCGGCGTGGAACGGCAGGGTTAGACTGCCTGCGTACGTGTTGGCGATCGAAGGAGAAGTTCATGGACTACACCGGAAGCCAGTCGGAAAAGGCGGTTCCCGCCGGTGAACTGGGCCGCAGCCACATCGGGCAGACAATCAGCTTCCAGCCGAACGAGTTCACCGTCGTCTTCGGCAAGCTCGCCGGCATCGCGCGGACTGAGGCCATGGTCTACCTGTCCCTGACAGGGGTGGGAAGCGGCACCCACCTGAAGGATGAATACGACCTTCCCTTGACCCATGAGGTCTACGTACCGGTGGACGTCATTTCCAACGCGGAATCCACCATCAAGGACCTGTTTGGGAAGGTCCAGGAGAACCTCCGCGGGGCCGGCCACAAGGGAGGCGGCGAGGACCGGACGGACCGGCTCTAACCCCAAGCCCGAACCTTAAGGACGTGGACGACGGCGGGAGGTCCCGCCGTCGTCCACGTCACCCAGCAGCGCCCGGCGCTGCAGGCAAGCCTTAGTACGCCTTGACCCGCTGCTCCACCACCAGGTGGATCAAGGCGAACGTGCCGTCCCGATCGATCGCTTCCAGGGCGGCATCCAGCGCGGCCGGGACGTCCCGGTCCTCGGTCACCGTGACCCCGAACCCCCCGAAAGCCCTGGCCATCAACGCAAAATCGGGGTTCTTGAGCTGGGTGCCGGACACGCGCTGGGGGTAGTGCCGCTCCTGGTGGGTGCGGATGGTGCCGTACTCCTGGTTGTCCATGACCACCACCAGCGGGGTGGCGCCATACTGGGCAGCCGTTGCCAGCTCCTGCCCGTTCATGAGGAACTCGCCGTCCCCGGCGATGGTGACCACGCGCCGTCGCGGTTCGGCCAGGGACGCGGCGATGGCCGAGGGGACTGAGTACCCCATGGAACCGTTCCGCGCGCTGATCATGGACGCGTAACGGCGGGTGGGGAAGTACCGGTGCGCCCAGTTGGTGTGCTCACCTGCACCGAAGGTCACCATTGCGTCCTCCGGTAGCCGGGGGACAAGGTTGGCCATCAGGGTGTCCATCCGCGCCTGCCCGGCCGCCGGGGAAGCGGGAGGAAGCGCGGCAAAGCGCTCCTGCTCGGCACGCATCCGGCCCGTCCAGGCCTTCCACTCGTCCTTCACGGGCAGGCTGATGTCCGCCAGGCCGCGCACGAACGCCTCCGGCTTGGCCAGGATCTGCCGCGACACCGGACCGGACCTTCCGCGCAGTGACGGGTCCACCGTGACCAGGAAATTCTCCTTGTTCCAGTCCTGCCTGCAGACAAAGCCGTCCGTGATGACGTCCCCCGGCACCGTTCCCACGAAGACCAGGAGGTCGGTCTCCTCCAACAGGTCATACGTGGGGCGTGGACGGCCGTAGCCGATGGGGCCCACATAGGACGGCGAGTCGAAGGGCACCGTTCCTTGCGTCCGCCACTCCGCCGCCGCCGGGATGTGGTGCCGTTCCAGCCACTCGGTGAGCTGGTCCGCGGCCTCCTGCGTCCAGTCATTGCCGCCAGTGACGAACAGCGGCTTGCTGGATTGGGCAAGTGCCGCTTCCAACGCAGTTGCGTCCGTACTGGCCATGCCTCCCGCGGCAACGGGAATGGCAGGGTGCAGCACGGGGCTGACCTGCTGCCGGATGACGTCCTCGGGCAGCCCCACCACCACGGGCCCGGGCCGCCCGCTCATGGCTGCGAACATTGCTTCAGCCACGATCTCGGACGCCCGTTCCGGGTGGTCAAGGACCATCACCCGCTTGGCGCCGGTGTCGAACCAGGACTTGATGTCGAATTCCTGGAAGGCCTCGCGGTCCCGGTGGGCAAACGGGATCAACCCCACGAACAGCAGCATCGGGGTGGAATCCTGCCACCCGGTGTGCAGTCCCACGTGGGCATTGGCGGCACCGGGCCCCCTGGTCACCATCGCCACCCCGGGACGCTGGTTCAGCTTCCCGTCGGCTTCCGCCATGTAGGCGGCGCCGCCTTCGTGGCGGCAGACGATGGTTTCGATCGTCGAGTTGTGCAGGCCGTCCAGCACGTCCAGGAAGCTCTCGCCGGGAACCACATAGGTGCGTTCCACGCCGTGCGCCACCAGCGAATCAACGATCACGTGCCCCGCGGATTTCAGGGCGGGCACCGCGGCGTCCTGGTGATGGACGACGGCGGCGGGCCGGGTAGGGGAGGAGGTCAGGGTGGGCTGCGGCTCTGGTGTCATGTTCTTTCTTTAGCTCGGAGGGTGGCGGAAGCGCCGGGGTCAGGAAATGGGCGTGCGGTTGGCGATGACGGGGGATTTCCCGGTGTAGCCGTCGCGGGTTTCGGCGATGTCGCGGATGCGTTGGCGGCAGGCGTACCAGCCGATGACCATGAGGATGGAGGCGATGGCGGTGACGAGCATGGTCAGGGGTGAGTCGATGAAGACCATGATGAGGACGCTGATGAGGAAGAGCAGGGAGAGGTAGCCGGTGTAGGGGGCGCCGAACATGCGGAAGGAGGGGCGGGTGACCCAGCCTTTGTCGGCCCAGCGTTTGAGTTGGATTTGGCACAGGACGATGGTGGCCCAGGTCATGATGATGCCGACGGAGGCGATGTTGAGGACGATTTCGAAGGCTTCGGCGGGGACGAGGTAGTTCAGGGGGACGCCGAGGAGGGAGACGACGGCGGTGATGGCGATGCCGCCGTAGGGGACGCCTGCTTTGTTCATGCGGGAGGCGAATTTGGGGGCGGAGCCGTTGACGGACATGGAGCGCAGGATCCGGCCGGTGGAGTAGAGCCCGGCGTTGAGGGAGGACAGGGCGGCGGTGAGGACGACGAGGTTCATGATGACGTCTACGCCCTGGACGCCGATGGAGCCGAAGAAGGTGACGAAGGGGCTGACGCCTTTTTGGTAGGAGGTGAAGGGCAGCAGCAGGGCCAGGAGGATGACGGAGCCGACGTAGAACACGGCGATGCGGAAGACCACGGAGTTGATGGCTTTGGGCATGATTTTTTCGGGGTTTTCGGTTTCGCCGGCGGCGGTGCCGACGAGTTCGATGGAGGCGTAGGCGAACAGGACGCCCTGCATGAGGATGATCATGGGCAGCAGGCCGTTGGGGAAGATCCCG
Protein-coding regions in this window:
- a CDS encoding DUF4383 domain-containing protein → MTTMNSGGRTVGRTNIQKAALAVGVVFLLVGVLGFIPGITSNYDSLGFAGHGSGALLLGLFQVSILHNIVHLLFGVAGIAMARSVPGSKNYLVVGGAIYLVLWLYGLLIGQDTAANFVPVNTADNWLHFVLGVAMIGLGVALSRGTARTGRTTTATR
- a CDS encoding DUF4232 domain-containing protein; translation: MRSQKISQGFAMTAAAAAAALLLTACGPSQPQSQTTTSPATGQASQSLSPTASTPPPATSAPATSTPASSAPGTTPAGTPALCKAAELTAATDASGGGAAGSVYMKLNLTNKGSEPCILRGFPGVSLVADAAGAPIGAPATRDESAGVVDVLLAPGQTGTAVLRYTQAGNYMDCSPVDAAGYRIYPPEDTESLFIPQPTRACSNANITLLSIGAFQPA
- a CDS encoding thiamine pyrophosphate-dependent enzyme, whose amino-acid sequence is MTPEPQPTLTSSPTRPAAVVHHQDAAVPALKSAGHVIVDSLVAHGVERTYVVPGESFLDVLDGLHNSTIETIVCRHEGGAAYMAEADGKLNQRPGVAMVTRGPGAANAHVGLHTGWQDSTPMLLFVGLIPFAHRDREAFQEFDIKSWFDTGAKRVMVLDHPERASEIVAEAMFAAMSGRPGPVVVGLPEDVIRQQVSPVLHPAIPVAAGGMASTDATALEAALAQSSKPLFVTGGNDWTQEAADQLTEWLERHHIPAAAEWRTQGTVPFDSPSYVGPIGYGRPRPTYDLLEETDLLVFVGTVPGDVITDGFVCRQDWNKENFLVTVDPSLRGRSGPVSRQILAKPEAFVRGLADISLPVKDEWKAWTGRMRAEQERFAALPPASPAAGQARMDTLMANLVPRLPEDAMVTFGAGEHTNWAHRYFPTRRYASMISARNGSMGYSVPSAIAASLAEPRRRVVTIAGDGEFLMNGQELATAAQYGATPLVVVMDNQEYGTIRTHQERHYPQRVSGTQLKNPDFALMARAFGGFGVTVTEDRDVPAALDAALEAIDRDGTFALIHLVVEQRVKAY
- a CDS encoding amino acid permease encodes the protein MPNNPNDEVEFDHLIDGGHAHASETSLHAEDKGYHKNLKPRQIQMIAIGGAIGTGLFLGAGGRLNAAGPSLVIAYAVCGFFAFLILRALGELVLHRPSSGSFVSYAREFFGEKAAFVSGWFYWINWATTTIVDITAAALYMHFFGNYIPWMADVPQWAWALTALIVVLALNLVSVKVFGEMEFWFALIKVAALVAFLIIGTYFVIFGTPVDGQPVGISLLNDNGGIFPNGLLPMIILMQGVLFAYASIELVGTAAGETENPEKIMPKAINSVVFRIAVFYVGSVILLALLLPFTSYQKGVSPFVTFFGSIGVQGVDVIMNLVVLTAALSSLNAGLYSTGRILRSMSVNGSAPKFASRMNKAGVPYGGIAITAVVSLLGVPLNYLVPAEAFEIVLNIASVGIIMTWATIVLCQIQLKRWADKGWVTRPSFRMFGAPYTGYLSLLFLISVLIMVFIDSPLTMLVTAIASILMVIGWYACRQRIRDIAETRDGYTGKSPVIANRTPIS